From a region of the Mycobacteroides saopaulense genome:
- a CDS encoding MmpS family transport accessory protein codes for MVLVLAIAGFAVWRIRGIFGSHQLPTYAGSMTDDKNNSKPKHVVYEIFGPPGTVADINYIDKEGEPHQINGAVLPWSIEIVTTAPSMTGNILAQTRNADGLGCRITANDEKKDERYTNEVSAYVYCFVKSA; via the coding sequence ATGGTGCTGGTCCTGGCCATCGCGGGCTTCGCGGTGTGGCGGATCCGCGGCATCTTCGGCTCCCACCAGTTACCCACCTACGCCGGCAGCATGACCGACGACAAGAACAACTCCAAGCCCAAGCACGTGGTCTACGAGATCTTCGGCCCGCCCGGCACCGTCGCCGACATCAACTACATCGACAAAGAGGGCGAACCGCATCAGATCAACGGTGCGGTGTTGCCGTGGTCGATCGAGATCGTCACGACGGCACCGTCGATGACGGGAAACATCCTGGCGCAAACCCGCAATGCCGACGGGCTGGGTTGCCGCATCACGGCCAATGACGAGAAAAAAGATGAAAGGTATACCAACGAGGTGAGCGCCTACGTCTACTGCTTTGTGAAGTCCGCATGA